Proteins encoded within one genomic window of Longimicrobiales bacterium:
- a CDS encoding HEAT repeat domain-containing protein produces MRMLTPTVLGAVALAAALPVSAQSLEQRVSRAPQDRTLIFEFRAKPGVCGDGNSIMRVNEDEAVVITRNGRQMIESDRVSTRSGDCWTGPVRIEMRGGAAPTALRARVGATDRPRDAVDLGTIEPGEAVTFLLGAARHARSTKAAESAVFATTLADGVEPWRELLGLARAEDASRKARKSAVFWVGQAVGERVTKGLVELVGDDDVDMEARETAVFALSQRSDAEAVPALIEIAKSSPHPKLRRSAVFWLGQSEDPRALAWFEQVLLQKSN; encoded by the coding sequence ATGCGTATGCTCACTCCGACCGTGCTGGGCGCGGTCGCGCTGGCCGCTGCATTGCCCGTATCCGCCCAGTCTCTCGAGCAGCGCGTTTCGCGTGCGCCGCAGGACCGGACGCTCATCTTCGAGTTCAGGGCGAAGCCGGGCGTGTGTGGCGACGGCAACAGCATCATGCGGGTGAACGAGGATGAGGCGGTCGTCATCACGCGCAACGGACGGCAGATGATCGAGAGCGACAGGGTGTCGACGCGGAGTGGCGACTGCTGGACCGGTCCCGTACGGATCGAGATGCGGGGTGGCGCAGCGCCGACCGCCCTGCGCGCGCGCGTCGGCGCGACCGATCGGCCGCGCGACGCCGTCGATCTCGGCACGATCGAGCCGGGCGAGGCGGTCACGTTCCTGCTCGGTGCGGCAAGGCACGCGCGCAGTACCAAGGCGGCCGAGTCGGCGGTGTTCGCGACGACGCTGGCGGATGGCGTGGAGCCGTGGCGCGAGCTGCTGGGGCTCGCCCGCGCGGAGGACGCGTCGCGCAAGGCCCGGAAGAGTGCGGTCTTCTGGGTGGGCCAGGCTGTCGGCGAACGCGTCACCAAAGGCCTGGTGGAGCTGGTCGGCGACGACGACGTGGACATGGAAGCGCGCGAGACCGCCGTGTTCGCGCTCTCACAGCGATCGGATGCGGAGGCGGTGCCTGCACTGATCGAAATCGCGAAGTCTTCACCGCACCCGAAATTGCGGCGGAGCGCAGTCTTCTGGCTGGGGCAGTCGGAGGATCCGCGCGCGCTGGCGTGGTTCGAACAGGTGCTGCTCCAGAAATCGAATTGA